In Motacilla alba alba isolate MOTALB_02 chromosome 2, Motacilla_alba_V1.0_pri, whole genome shotgun sequence, the DNA window AAATTAAGTTTCCAAGTGTTTAATCACTGAGTAACTCTTTACATGACTGATTTCAGGaaaccattcttttttttttttttttttttttttttgtttgttttagtctTGGCTCTATTCTCTCATTTCTTGCTGTATTTCTGATATAActccttgaaaagaaaatactatcTGGAGGAGTTTCTGCTGCAATTAGGGTCAAGACATATCTTTACCTCCGTGTCCTGTTGTGGTACAAAATGTTCATTTCAAATGCTTTGGCTCTCACAGCAATCTTATACCCAATGCGGCCCATGCCAATGATCCCCAAAGTAGCTCCAGCAACTTTAACTCCCAGAATATCAGCTTCACAGTAGTCCATACTTGGAGAAATTGAAATGTTATGGACTGcaagaaaaatgtataaatatgaTAAATGAATGGGGTCAAACACAGAGGAACAAGGCAAAAGAGTCTGGACTTGTTGTGCTACTCTAGCATACTTCTAATGGTTACAAACACATGATTTTTAATGTAACATTGTAGGTAATGCCCTAACCTATCATCATTCCCTGCTACAGTTATATGTGATATTCCGATTTATTCTCTCTGTACTACAAAAAGCCTTTTTATATAATCCCTCCAAAAATTTTATTACTGCTTTAGACTCATGAAAATATTGCCCTGTACCTCATCAacaatcaaaataattattgcCAATAACAATGCAGAGTTTGAAGATATCACGTGGAGAACACCACCAGATATTGGGTTTCCTCTCCACATCTGCCACTCtccttggaaagaaaagtgTGACTTCTTTAAAAGTCACAATTTGGTAATTTCTGTAATTACCTGTTAAACCTGCACAATTCTGGATAGTTCTACAACACATAAAATACAGTTATGTACACAGTGTCAGCACTTCTTGCAAGGTGACAGCCTTTTGATATTTCAATCTTCTGATATTGCCAGCTTTTCTAAAACACAAGGAGAATATCGTGAAAGGCTACCAAAAGTGACTCAGGAAAAAACTCAGTCTGTCAGAAAACTCAGAACTATCAGAAATGACACCAGGGATAGTTCAAGTAGATGGGAACAAGAAATTAATCTTCCTTCTAAACTGTCTCCCTTTTTTGAGGTAGAAACCGACTTAGAGGGACACAAATCCCCTTTGAGTTTCCACAAATCCTGTGGTACAGATGGCAAGTCAAAGTCAGGTAAATATAAAAGGATAAATCTGAAGgatattttcctgaagaaagagGCTTTCTAACCCAGCCAAGGCTAGGTCTATTTGacaaaatagcaagaaaaaattGTTGATGAAACTAGAAAGGACGCTATTAACAAAAACTGGAGTAGGCTACCTCTATTATTACTCCCTAATGCCCCTTAAATGCCCCAATTCTGCACCAATACATTTCAGTCTCCAAGAATATGCCCATGCCTCTATCAgccttgtgggttccttccaactcaggatcTTCCACGATTCTATATAACCTTGTTATGCCCCATTGTTGCCTCCCACACTAAGTTCTTCTGCCAGCCTGTGACTTCAGCCAGCCAGTGATATCTGATCTTTGGCATCCCTCAGTTTTGATCATAGCACTGTAATGCcatcatgttttatttatacCTGCTTGAAATAAATGCTATGTATGCCTAATGTAATAATTTAAGTATACCTattatacataaaatatattaaaataccaATTATTCTGTTTGCCAAGCCAACATACttacattttcacattttatgtAAAACCGTGTGCACTACAGGTAACcctaagaaaaatcaaattaatggCAGGCAAATCTTGTATGATTTTTGGAAGCCACAAAAGAATTGAGATGTTACCTTCCACGAGTCTTCTAGCAGATGCTAGCAGCAAAGCCATCCCAGTATCTGCTGTGGTGCTGGAAACAGCACGTGGAGCATTAGCCATCTTCACACCAAAGCTAGCTATAAGCTTCAGATCCAAGTGATCCATCCCCACTCCCGAGTTCGCAATCACTTTTAAGTTTGGCAGGCTCTGGAGGAGCTCTTTGTCAACGACTGGTTTGTGCCACCACAAATAGATTGCTTGGACCTTTTTGCCTATatcctttctgttttcaagaAATTCCTTCATGGTGATGAGGTAGAAATGTTTCTTCAGGAATGGCACATGGCTATGCAGTATCCCACTTATGCCACCTATTTCATTTACCAAAAGCCAAGGTAGTTCTCCTCCTTCCATGATCTGCACAAAGAAGCAAGACACAAAGTGTCAGAAGAAACACATATTATTATTTCcagacattttaaagaataatcACTGCCATGTCCTGTTTCATGACATTTATGTCAAGAGATCCTGTAAACCACAAAGGAAGATAAGAAAACCAAGACAAGCAAGCAGGTCTTTTAAATATGCTACTAATTATACACACAGGTAcccgcacacacacacagaggtatTCACATAATCAGTCTGATCAGTCTGAACAAGTTCTGTCCTCCTGATCTAAGATCTCATATtatgctgctgtgctggatttCTTCTGCCCGACTAGCTCCCAACACTGCCAGCGAGGGTGAACCACCCCCAGACAGCTGTCAGGGACAGAAATACACTAACTCTTACACACCAATTTATAACCAGGGGAGGTCCCAGGGGAGGATACAATCTTTAGCCAATAGGGAGAAACTGGGGATGGAACACGAGGCGGGAACCAAAAGGGGAGGAGAATAATTTAAAGCAATGGGACTTCGAAGGATACAAAATTGATAGAGAAGTTTCTAGAGAAAGGGGCAGGCTTGGGGAGGGATCTACATTCAATGAGAGGAGGAACAGGGAACAAAAGGGCAGGTCTTCGGGGAGATGGACAACCAGGGCAAAAGCAACAACACAGGGGGGAAAGGAACAATCCATTGGTAATAAATATGCTATAACAATACAAAATAAGGGGGAGGGGGTATAAAACTGACTACTAGGACCGAATTATAACCAAACACAACCACAACAATATTACTGCTACCATGctcaaaacacagcacttcTCATTAATTACTTAGTTTCAAATCATCAGTAGTCTGCAGTAAATAGTGCAATAAATCTCCTTTGCTACCCTGAAATCACAAAGTACCCTGTCTCACTAGTTTAGAAAAATGTTCTACCAAATCTacatcatgaaaataaattgcatgGCTTCATCATGAACTTTGAGTTGTcaggttaatttttaaatgctttgttgCAGAGATTTTTGCAGCCACCAGTGATTGCAGAGCCCTGAGCCTACTGTAAATTACCAAAGTAACAAAATAATATGTGCTTACGCAAGTGTTTTCCAAGAAGGACGTACACACTCTAAattgtttggtttggctttttttttttttttccccagaatccCTGACCATCTGGTTTTGGTCCCAAGAGGGTCTGTGAACTGAGttactttgggtttttttgacagaCTATTTATAGCTACCTTTGATTTTCTACAGCAATATTGAGAAGAGCTGTGGGGAGTGTTCAAGAGCTAAAGATCTTGGAATAGCAATTATGTCGCCTTGCTAGTATTATTTCACTATTTCCAATGGAATGTCTGACTCTTGGCCTGTCTACACATCCTGTGCTAGTACTTCATTTTACCATCCCTTCAGGGAGCCTGACCATGTTTCAAAATAATGGAAAGTCTTCCTGACTTTATGAAGGTGACAaccaattaattaaattttctgaatttgttGATTGCTAGTAGGAAAGAGAATGTAAAAAGAAGCTTGGCCCTGGGCTGGAAGTCAGGACTGATCACTAATTTTACTTGAGGTTATACCCTCACCCGTGTGATTTCAATAGTAATTCTGCCTTTCTTTCACGGCCAGTCAAGATAAAAGCATCATTTTTGTCTGCATGGAGGAACTAAATCTCTTGGAATTTACTTTGGTTTTCAAAGGATACcctcatgaaaaataaagacactTTTTCAACAATTGGCTTTGCTTTAACATGTCGATTAAGCGGGGCTCTTAAATTAGAAAAGCATAGGCCTATGATCactttaaagaacatttttccagtattttcatataaaaatagaatatCGGAATATTGGCTAAAAGTGTTTCAGGATACAGTCAAACTTCTGCTGGAAATCAATGCTCATTCATATTCAACAGACTGGAGAGTGTTACACAAATTGCCAGGTGCACTTGCTTATCATTATGTAGCAGCAAGAACTGGGAACAGAACATTGCTATTCACTGAAATAGACTGAAGATACCAAAATGCATAACTGCTCAGTTAAAATCTTCAAACAAATCTCTTTTAgtagtttcattttatttttttgaattgCATGAAAAATGTGTATGATTGCCTTTTCGCTAATATTTAAATGAttattatatgtgttatgttagaaagttataCTGTATTAACCATTTTcagtagtgtgttaaatatagcTTTAGGCTAtaacataatattaaaataaaaactatgcaatgtaagatactttttctAACTAGCTCGAGAAATTATTCACACAGAGATAACAGCAACAAGACACCTAAATCTCCAAGAGAAGAATTACTGCCCCCTTATCGGAAAAGACAAACTTTCTTCCATCTCCTTCTTGTCTTTGAGGTGCTAACAGGATTAAGCAGGAGAAGCTGACAATAACCAGAAAACACCCtttgtttgaaaacaatttttgaaTAATGTATGAGATATttgaatatgcaacaggctattgcttttaagggttaatcctttGTTAGCGAGCCATGCTTTCAAGAGGGAAGCATCCAAACATTcgtaattctttgcttttattgtcCTTTATTGTCCTAACTCTGATTGTCCAAATTCTTATTGTTCTAATCTGTATTACAaattttataaccattttattactactaaacttttaaaattttaaaacaagtgattggcGTTTTTCACAAATTGTAAGTAACAGAACAGATCAAGTCTGACAGTTTTGCAGTATCATGATGAACAGTGCAGGAGcaggttgtttttttattcAGCTTAAAAGTAGTAAGAAATAGTGCCTTCCCGTACACAGGAGATTTAGTGGCATCATCTGGCACTCATCATTTGGGAAACACTTCACTTGGAATGGGTTGGTCATTGAGAACAGCCAGCATGTTTGCTATTGCTTCTTCTGCCATCATACGGATGGCCTGGACTGTCGCGGTTCCAATGTGCGGGGTTATGATGACATTATTCAGGTTTAATAAAGGATGATCtctggaagaaacagaaagaacagaatgTGTTACAGAAGGAACTTGCTCTGCTGCTATCCTATGCTAGCTGTGAAGAACTGAACCTCAGCAACAGCATGTTCAGACCAAAGCACAGAATGAGCATGAAGCTGTGGGATGCTTGCTTAcacatttcttcttctccatcCATCTTGCTCATTGACTGGCCCATGAGACAGGCTGGCAAAGACCCAAGAGATGTGGGAAAGGGGAATAACTCGTTGTTTAATTATGATTGTGCAAGACAGTCTGAGGTCTTGCCCTTACACAATGAGTCTGCCTGTGGAGAGCAAAATTATGAGCACACTTTGAACAcagtttaaaacatttcagattaACAGACTGGGAAAGAAGTTTCTTTACCTTGGCAGAGGCTCAGGGTATGTCACgtccagagctgcagccctaATAACCTTATTCTGGAGAGCTTCTACCAATGCATCTTGATCAATAACTGCACCTGCATTGAAATTAAATCTTGATAACCTGATGAgttaattacatatttttaccTATAAGGGGGGGAAGGTCTCCAGGGTCAAGTGAGAAAAACTAGAGGATCTTTATCTTGTTAGAAAATAGAATGcctttttaataattattaaccaaacaaaccaaagattttatttattaaccTTTAATTAAAGGATGATTATGGTCCACTGCataaggtttttttctgggatgaGACCAGTTTCagtcttttcttcattttgacaCTTCCTGTATTATAGACAAATCATTTAATCTCCGCAGACTTTCCACTCTTTTATCTCTGCTTGTTTACTGATAATCTCTCTCATATGCTCGTTCAGTCATCAGATCAACAGATCTGTCATCCCATGTGAGGCCTCCCTCCTTTCTACACTGCTGTTCCAAATGTTACTTAATGTTTTCCCATTCTCCCTCGCTGATGATAAACCTTTCTGTTATTTCCACTAAAACCCACTGTCTCTAGAATAAGGCTAAAGAGAACCGACCATCTGCTGAGCATCCCTAATTTCCATAGGACCTTTGAAGACATAGCATATGATCCATGTAAGTCACACATTTGTAGACTGCCAGCTACTTTGTGACTCAAACAACAGAGGGATATACAGACTGAGATTGGAGAGGAGAATATCAAAACAATCAGACAAAACATGACCTTAAGTGTGGAGCCACAAACAGTGATTTCAGATCCTCCTACCTCGGCTGATGTTTATAAGAGTAGCTGTGGGTTTCATCAGCCTCAGCTCCTTCTTCCCAATCAGTTTGTGAGTCTCAGGAGTCAGGTTCACAACCAACATAACAAAGTCAGATTGCTGCAGCAAGTCTTCCATCTTTGCACAGTAGTGGGCACCAAcagcctcttcctcctcctttcttctgaaggaaaaatgcaCAAATCCCCAAATTGACACAACTATTTCTAACTGAGTTTAACAATCAGTCAGCCCTAGGAGAGTTccagaaagcacagaaactgAGAAGTTTGAGACCAATGTAAAGGATAAGCCATAGATAGGCACAGTTGGTAGAATGGATGCAGAAAGGATGTGGGCTAGAGGGAGCAAGAGGCTACAGGAGTGGTGGGACACTGGAGGAGTGATGTACGTGTGAAAGTACAGCACACAGGCAATATGAGGTTAGGAGGCTGGGGATGCAGTCAGACCCTGCTCTTCTCTCCTGTGTCTATGCCAATTCCTGTGGAGCCTTTCCTTGTCTGACATGCCAGTTAGGACTTGTGATAGGAAAGAAATGAAGTGTGAAACAAAGGGAACTACAGACCCATGAGAAATTCAGGCCTTTGTCATTGGTGCTAGTGTGATGAGAGATCTGGCTAGGCTGAGGAGACTGGCTGGGAGGAACAGGTATGCCGCCAGAAGCCTGAAGAAGAGTCTGACAGGACAGGGGACACCACGAGGGCACAAGACCTGGTTTGCTGGGATGACATCTCCCAAATGCTTACCAGTCCTTGTTTCAAACTGGTACTGGCTAACCAGGACAGGGTAAGTGCAGAGGGAACTCCTTCCTGAAGGGAGCAAGAGGGAGCCAAAGTGAGGAAGTGGTGGCACAATGGTGCTTGTCACACTGCTTACAACTGCCACAAGTGCACAGgaaggctggggacagagcagagctgtggcttcCGTCACTGCCTCCTGGACAATTAAATGCAGAAACCAGAAATGCAGAAACCTTTACCTCTGGTTTCTGTTATGGTACAGGATCCTCATGTTGAAGGCTCTGGCTCTCTGAGCCACTTTGTATCCAATGCTGCCCATCCCAATGATCCCAAGTGTCGCTCTGGTTACTTCCACTCCCAGCCAGTCAACAGCAAAACACTTTGTGTCCGGAGACAGGGCAATGTGGCAGCCTGCGTGTAAATACAGGTCTTGTAAATACAGGTCGAATGGGTACAAATCAGCCACAAATGGAGGcctgggggaaagaaaaggtttatCACCATCACAGCAGTGGGGCTCTGGAGCACCCCTTACAAAACACCTTTGTTGATTTTGACCAGTTTATATAAGGGTCTGGATGGTGCCAATTCCTGCACTGAGGCCTGAAGCCAGTAACACAGTGGGATCCTGGCTGGGTACTGTGCTGAAAGGAGTAACTTCTTGGGTAATTAACTTTTCCACAGCTGGTGCGTTTTCTTGGAAGTTCAAAAATAGCTTATTTGAAACCACCCTGCAAGCATTGACTCCACTTTTTTTCAGTTGGGGTAAATCTCACCATTTCTCTCCTGGATcacaacccaaaccagtctcACTGCTTGAGTAGGGGTGAAGGTTTCAAattccagctcagccagggatCTCTGTCAGCTTTTATACAAAGAACTTGAGGTTCAAAAAAATACACTAGTGAGAAAACATCACTGGGAAAGAGATGTTATTTCATGCTCAGGGAtgtgagcagcagtgacaaGAAGACCATGAGTCCCTGAAGACAGAGGCAGCTTCTTGTGAAGGTCTCTACTGACACCTTCCTTCCCCAGAAAGGCGTTGCATGgcatgggagcagggaaagaacCTGCGTTTAGGGACACAAACTAATGCTGGTAGTACAACTTATAACAGCTTTGTCAAAAAGATTACCATCTATTTCAAAAATAATGCCGATGCTCTTCAGGAAGTACAACCCACTGGTTTTGACAAACTGAtcacagaggcaggaaaaagaagaatttataCTAATTACTGCTCTGGAGTTGGAGATGTGGCCACCAACACTTGTATGTTCCTGTAGCTCCTAATGCTTCTTTTGAGGGGAAATAGAAAGTGCTGACATTCAGTTTGGATGCACTCTGTATTCAGTTTTCACAGCTATAAACAACCCACACAGTGAACAGCCAGAGAAGAATTAAGCCCCAGACATTATTCCAAACATGGTATCACAAGACTTCCAAGTGCATTATTTAGACAAAAGCCCTACTCTTGTCACTGTTGCCCTAAAAAGAAGTAAGACATAGGAGAAGTAGAGGCCTCTGAAAGTTAAAGCCTCTGAaaatttttccctgtaaaaaCATCCCAAATATTGATTCAGAAACATCATCTCTACCACAGCAAAAGCGAGGTATGACAAAGAAGCAGCTAGGAccaagaaaatgtaaaacactACCTTCCACTAGTCTTCTGGCAGAGGCCAGCATCAAGGCCATTCCTATGTCTGCTGTTGGGTCTGCCACGGCGTGCGGGGTGTTGGTCACTTTTACACCAAAGCTCGAGATCATTTTCAAGTCTAAGTGATCCACTCCAACCCCAGAGTTTGCAATCACCTTTAAATTAGGCAGGCTTTCTAGAAGCTCACGGTCAATAGTTGGCCTGCACTCAAACACAAAAAcagattggattttttttctcatttcttctttgtttccaAGAAATTCCTTCATGGTGATAAGGTGAAAGTGTTTCTTCAAAAGTGCTGCAAGGTCTTCTAGCACGCCATGAGTTCCTCCTATATCCAGGATCAAAACAGCTGGCAACTCTCCTTCTGCCATGACCTGCAACAGAGGAATAGAAGAAATACTCCTTTGTTTAGGAGAACACCCTGCAAGGAGCAATGATGTTCCTTTAAAAGTTATCACTTAAATTCACATGTGTAGATCAGGAAACTGATGGAACTCATTAGTGCTTTTAATCCACAGTCACTTGGTACTAGCATGGTACGTCAGACAACTGCCAAGTACTTTTACCAAGTGCTGATTTAGACTATAACACCAAGGACTATCCCCACTCTTACATCCAAATCCAGTCCTACAAGCTGTTCTTCTCAAAGAATTTCATTTTGCTCCTGAATCAATATTGATTTCATACAAAACTAGTAGCTTTTCTGGTAGCTTACTCACCAATGCCTTTCTATAAGCAGTCCTATGAAACAGGCTGCTAGAAATTTACTCAAGGTTTCTTGCCTGTTAGTTATGGTTGGTGAAGCCACAGGCAATGTAGGGTGGCACTGAGGCCCAGATGGTTCTGACAAACATCTGTCAAGGATGGTTTAAGTCTAACAAATTTGCACGATGAAGGGCCACCCTTTGATAGCTGTTAGTGTTGCCTTCAGTGCCACACTTCAGTGCTTTAAAACATTCAGATCTGTACCTGAACTTACCTCATACAAAATTTAGCACACCTATGTGCTGAACCAGTGAGGAAGAGCACTAGAGAAGATACCACTGATAGCACAGTCCTTCATGCTGGAACTTTCCTCTGCCCTGAGAGTTTTGAGCCCAGTCCTCTGTACAACACTCCAGCAAATGCACTCTGCAATAAGATAGGGGCTCCACACACAATCAAACATCTAGAGTTCCTATAGGCAAAAGTGGTAGTTGAAGATTTCCTGCAATATCTTAACAATAGCTGTGCCTAATTTCCTACAATTCTTTTTGCTGTGCTCTACTGACTTTTGATCTCCATCCCATTCTATCTCCTAGACTTGTGTCCAGGACACCTGATGTTTTGCTACTTGAATCAGAACAATTTTCCACAGCAGTATGCTGATTTATTCTGGGCACACAGCATTggccagctgtgtcctgctgcttcACTCCTCTCACAAAAGCCTTCTGTGAGTAATCAGAACCCAAACCTGTGACAAAAAGGTGTCAGTGTAGGTTGGAAGTTTTTGTCAACCCTATTTACCCTTGTCCTGAGCAAACTCAGACTTATCCCAACCACATCTATTAAATGGTTACAATCTCAGCACCAGTACTGCTGTTTTACTCTGGCCTCGAtgtgcatttctgctgcagtttcaGCCTGCTGCTGTACATGGGCTTGAAGGGGCCTCCATGCTAGGACAGGTCTGCAGTTCACCATAATGTCTCTGATAACACTATCTGGTTCTCAACTGCAGCAAACAAAGCAATGAGGTGAACAGTGCAACCAAATCACAAAGGAAGACAATGTTTTTATATAcatctcatcttttttttctgccacctGAAGTTGTCAGCCACACGTAGTTGTCAAAACTGTGCAAATCTCCCCAGGTGTAGTCTGCATTTCTTAAGAGTATCACACAACATTACTAGGATAACCTAGATTTGTGTTGCAGAATGAATGATGCATAGAATAAAAGAGGAGTTGATGTCATATTGTGATGGCATTGTCCAGCCTCGTAAATGATCCTGGAGGATAGCTAAACCTTTCGCTGTTAAGCAGGGAAAACTGGGCACCAGACATGATCAAGTGACTGGCAGATGCCAGTGAGGCAGCACTGTATTACTCCATTTGCTTTCATCACCACTTCCTACCCTATTACAGTACACCACACATGATAAGCAGAGCCAGACTTGCTTTCACTTTGGAATCACTTCCTACActtcaaaagcagaaaggtGACCCACGAGCAAGCCTCTAGCTCTAAACAAACCAGCTGGTGCACAACAAGCAGGCCAGTGGCATGTTGATGGATCTTTCAATGAGTGTGGACATGCTGAGCCTGCCACCATTCCAGCTGTGTTTGATGCATGCCTGACCCATTCACTACCTGCAGCACTGGTCCAACAACTGGTGTTCTGCTCGCCCCAG includes these proteins:
- the LOC119697641 gene encoding probable 2-ketogluconate reductase isoform X4; protein product: MAEGELPAVLILDIGGTHGVLEDLAALLKKHFHLITMKEFLGNKEEMRKKIQSVFVFECRPTIDRELLESLPNLKVIANSGVGVDHLDLKMISSFGVKVTNTPHAVADPTADIGMALMLASARRLVEGCHIALSPDTKCFAVDWLGVEVTRATLGIIGMGSIGYKVAQRARAFNMRILYHNRNQRRKEEEEAVGAHYCAKMEDLLQQSDFVMLVVNLTPETHKLIGKKELRLMKPTATLINISRGAVIDQDALVEALQNKVIRAAALDVTYPEPLPRDHPLLNLNNVIITPHIGTATVQAIRMMAEEAIANMLAVLNDQPIPSEVFPK
- the LOC119697641 gene encoding probable 2-ketogluconate reductase isoform X2 yields the protein MFRSKASSLSKLIPLMFGQSNLAYKFIHPVTASCGHRCHRSVIYKERYWMHQLSAGRQTISTGTKVMAEGELPAVLILDIGGTHGVLEDLAALLKKHFHLITMKEFLGNKEEMRKKIQSVFVFECRPTIDRELLESLPNLKVIANSGVGVDHLDLKMISSFGVKVTNTPHAVADPTADIGMALMLASARRLVEGCHIALSPDTKCFAVDWLGVEVTRATLGIIGMGSIGYKVAQRARAFNMRILYHNRNQRKEEEEAVGAHYCAKMEDLLQQSDFVMLVVNLTPETHKLIGKKELRLMKPTATLINISRGAVIDQDALVEALQNKVIRAAALDVTYPEPLPRDHPLLNLNNVIITPHIGTATVQAIRMMAEEAIANMLAVLNDQPIPSEVFPK
- the LOC119697641 gene encoding probable 2-ketogluconate reductase isoform X3; amino-acid sequence: MRAHAAGTRALPARHGTARGGAGQARSRRERAPPPNGHTRAGRGHPRPPSQVMAEGELPAVLILDIGGTHGVLEDLAALLKKHFHLITMKEFLGNKEEMRKKIQSVFVFECRPTIDRELLESLPNLKVIANSGVGVDHLDLKMISSFGVKVTNTPHAVADPTADIGMALMLASARRLVEGCHIALSPDTKCFAVDWLGVEVTRATLGIIGMGSIGYKVAQRARAFNMRILYHNRNQRRKEEEEAVGAHYCAKMEDLLQQSDFVMLVVNLTPETHKLIGKKELRLMKPTATLINISRGAVIDQDALVEALQNKVIRAAALDVTYPEPLPRDHPLLNLNNVIITPHIGTATVQAIRMMAEEAIANMLAVLNDQPIPSEVFPK
- the LOC119697641 gene encoding probable 2-ketogluconate reductase isoform X1, with the translated sequence MFRSKASSLSKLIPLMFGQSNLAYKFIHPVTASCGHRCHRSVIYKERYWMHQLSAGRQTISTGTKVMAEGELPAVLILDIGGTHGVLEDLAALLKKHFHLITMKEFLGNKEEMRKKIQSVFVFECRPTIDRELLESLPNLKVIANSGVGVDHLDLKMISSFGVKVTNTPHAVADPTADIGMALMLASARRLVEGCHIALSPDTKCFAVDWLGVEVTRATLGIIGMGSIGYKVAQRARAFNMRILYHNRNQRRKEEEEAVGAHYCAKMEDLLQQSDFVMLVVNLTPETHKLIGKKELRLMKPTATLINISRGAVIDQDALVEALQNKVIRAAALDVTYPEPLPRDHPLLNLNNVIITPHIGTATVQAIRMMAEEAIANMLAVLNDQPIPSEVFPK
- the LOC119697656 gene encoding probable 2-ketogluconate reductase, translating into MEGGELPWLLVNEIGGISGILHSHVPFLKKHFYLITMKEFLENRKDIGKKVQAIYLWWHKPVVDKELLQSLPNLKVIANSGVGMDHLDLKLIASFGVKMANAPRAVSSTTADTGMALLLASARRLVEVHNISISPSMDYCEADILGVKVAGATLGIIGMGRIGYKIAVRAKAFEMNILYHNRTRRKVQEEQAVGATYCKKIDSLLQQADFVMLVVSLTPQTHKLIGKRELELMKPTATLINISRGAVVDQEALVAALQTGVIRAAALDVTSPEPLPRDHALLKLKNIIITPHLGIKTDKATYMITEEAVENILAALNGLPLPSEVLPS